One genomic region from Syngnathus typhle isolate RoL2023-S1 ecotype Sweden linkage group LG17, RoL_Styp_1.0, whole genome shotgun sequence encodes:
- the rabep2 gene encoding rab GTPase-binding effector protein 2 isoform X1, whose protein sequence is MELSGESMSSTTEDTEGILQAQLTECRAQVEHWQGVATICELSKREELAELQKQCDQEIQSLQEALRETAAQYESRIASLLEGRRASNQNEASGKKGKMNTEATSNDSQTSPDRLHGQQVDPELVPEGEASPIVTEGYFSLRNCDSASLSSFSGDTPSLPRKLHAQEDTDSLVSTGTLVPEAIYLPPAGHRLVTHSDWDALNAQLSELRGEVTRLLEEKEELEKELETQTNHTHKQVSVLQSQVQSSEALLQELQKSLSQSQTSVQSRLSELSLSQKKVCSELSRLKGDPVEDEVTGSSLPASRQQAAHCEERLRIEIVNLRERLDIRAEENEMLEVQFSSLKTETEKIQAQKDLIQEELIACRNELAALRVALSHVQSNNKVLNSDNEALHEQCLELRSQVISLRSQVDTSQTVQRDFVQLSQSLQVKLELIRQAESLDQVREILEEGMSDADSSPADAS, encoded by the exons ATGGAATTGTCTGGTGAAAGCATGAGCTCAACGACAGAAGACACAG aaggcaTCCTTCAGGCCCAATTGACGGAGTGTCGCGCTCAAGTCGAACACTGGCAGGGTGTGGCGACCATCTGTGAACTGAGCAAACGGGAGGAACTGGCAGAGCTGCAAAAACAATGTGATCAAGAGATCCAGTCTCTTCAAGAGGCTCTCAGGG AAACAGCAGCACAATACGAGTCCAGGATAGCCTCTCTACTTGAAGGGAGGAGAGCAAGTAACCAGAATGAG GCGAGTGGAAAGAAGGGCAAAATGAACACAGAGGCCACCAGCAATGATTCTCAAACATCACCAGACAGGTTACACGGCCAACAAGTAGACCCCGAACTTGTACCGGAGGGAGAAGCCTCACCGATTGTGACGGAAGGATATTTTTCACTGCGGAACTGCGACTCGGCCTCGTTGTCCTCGTTCTCCGGAGACACACCCTCCCTACCTAGAAAGCTCCACGCTCAAGAAGACACAGACTCCCTGGTTTCAACAGGAACTCTGGTCCCCGAAGCCATCTACCTGCCGCCAGCCGGCCATCGGCTGGTTACTCATAGCGACTGGGATGCACTCAATGCTCAG TTGTCAGAGTTGAGAGGAGAAGTGACTCGACTCTTAGAAGAGAAGGAGGAGTTGGAGAAAGAACTGGAAACGCAGaccaaccacacacacaaacag gtaTCAGTGCTCCAGTCTCAAGTCCAGTCATCAGAGGCCTTGCTTCAGGAATTACAGAAATCCCTCAGCCAGTCACAAACGTCAGTCCAGAGTCGACTG TCCGAGTTGTCGCTGTCCCAGAAAAAGGTGTGCAGTGAGCTGTCCAGGCTGAAAGGAGATCCGGTTGAGGATGAGGTAACAGGCTCATCGCTCCCAGCATCACGGCAG CAGGCGGCGCACTGTGAGGAGCGGCTCCGTATTGAGATTGTCAACCTGAGGGAGCGGCTTGACATCCGAGCAGAGGAGAATG AAATGCTAGAAG TTCAGTTTTCTAGCTTAAAAACCGAGACCGAGAAGATCCAGGCCCAGAAGGACCTGATTCAGGAAGAGCTAATAGCTTGCCGCAATGAACTGGCGGCCCTGCGGGTGGCGCTTTCTCATGTGCAGAGCAACAACAAAGTGCTCAATAGTGATAAT GAGGCCTTACATGAGCAGTGCCTGGAGCTCCGCAGTCAAGTGATCAGCCTGCGCTCTCAGGTTGACACCAGCCAGACTGTCCAGAGAGATTTTGTTCAGCTCTCTCAATCACTGCAG GTGAAACTGGAGTTAATACGACAGGCGGAATCTCTTGATCAAGTCAGGGAGATCCTGGAGGAGGGAATGAGTGATGCCGATTCCTCGCCTGCAGACGCCTCATGA
- the rabep2 gene encoding rab GTPase-binding effector protein 2 isoform X2, with the protein MELSGESMSSTTEDTEGILQAQLTECRAQVEHWQGVATICELSKREELAELQKQCDQEIQSLQEALRETAAQYESRIASLLEGRRASNQNEASGKKGKMNTEATSNDSQTSPDRLHGQQVDPELVPEGEASPIVTEGYFSLRNCDSASLSSFSGDTPSLPRKLHAQEDTDSLVSTGTLVPEAIYLPPAGHRLVTHSDWDALNAQLSELRGEVTRLLEEKEELEKELETQTNHTHKQVSVLQSQVQSSEALLQELQKSLSQSQTSVQSRLSELSLSQKKVCSELSRLKGDPVEDEVTGSSLPASRQAAHCEERLRIEIVNLRERLDIRAEENEMLEVQFSSLKTETEKIQAQKDLIQEELIACRNELAALRVALSHVQSNNKVLNSDNEALHEQCLELRSQVISLRSQVDTSQTVQRDFVQLSQSLQVKLELIRQAESLDQVREILEEGMSDADSSPADAS; encoded by the exons ATGGAATTGTCTGGTGAAAGCATGAGCTCAACGACAGAAGACACAG aaggcaTCCTTCAGGCCCAATTGACGGAGTGTCGCGCTCAAGTCGAACACTGGCAGGGTGTGGCGACCATCTGTGAACTGAGCAAACGGGAGGAACTGGCAGAGCTGCAAAAACAATGTGATCAAGAGATCCAGTCTCTTCAAGAGGCTCTCAGGG AAACAGCAGCACAATACGAGTCCAGGATAGCCTCTCTACTTGAAGGGAGGAGAGCAAGTAACCAGAATGAG GCGAGTGGAAAGAAGGGCAAAATGAACACAGAGGCCACCAGCAATGATTCTCAAACATCACCAGACAGGTTACACGGCCAACAAGTAGACCCCGAACTTGTACCGGAGGGAGAAGCCTCACCGATTGTGACGGAAGGATATTTTTCACTGCGGAACTGCGACTCGGCCTCGTTGTCCTCGTTCTCCGGAGACACACCCTCCCTACCTAGAAAGCTCCACGCTCAAGAAGACACAGACTCCCTGGTTTCAACAGGAACTCTGGTCCCCGAAGCCATCTACCTGCCGCCAGCCGGCCATCGGCTGGTTACTCATAGCGACTGGGATGCACTCAATGCTCAG TTGTCAGAGTTGAGAGGAGAAGTGACTCGACTCTTAGAAGAGAAGGAGGAGTTGGAGAAAGAACTGGAAACGCAGaccaaccacacacacaaacag gtaTCAGTGCTCCAGTCTCAAGTCCAGTCATCAGAGGCCTTGCTTCAGGAATTACAGAAATCCCTCAGCCAGTCACAAACGTCAGTCCAGAGTCGACTG TCCGAGTTGTCGCTGTCCCAGAAAAAGGTGTGCAGTGAGCTGTCCAGGCTGAAAGGAGATCCGGTTGAGGATGAGGTAACAGGCTCATCGCTCCCAGCATCACGGCAG GCGGCGCACTGTGAGGAGCGGCTCCGTATTGAGATTGTCAACCTGAGGGAGCGGCTTGACATCCGAGCAGAGGAGAATG AAATGCTAGAAG TTCAGTTTTCTAGCTTAAAAACCGAGACCGAGAAGATCCAGGCCCAGAAGGACCTGATTCAGGAAGAGCTAATAGCTTGCCGCAATGAACTGGCGGCCCTGCGGGTGGCGCTTTCTCATGTGCAGAGCAACAACAAAGTGCTCAATAGTGATAAT GAGGCCTTACATGAGCAGTGCCTGGAGCTCCGCAGTCAAGTGATCAGCCTGCGCTCTCAGGTTGACACCAGCCAGACTGTCCAGAGAGATTTTGTTCAGCTCTCTCAATCACTGCAG GTGAAACTGGAGTTAATACGACAGGCGGAATCTCTTGATCAAGTCAGGGAGATCCTGGAGGAGGGAATGAGTGATGCCGATTCCTCGCCTGCAGACGCCTCATGA
- the rabep2 gene encoding rab GTPase-binding effector protein 2 isoform X3 produces MELSGESMSSTTEDTEGILQAQLTECRAQVEHWQGVATICELSKREELAELQKQCDQEIQSLQEALRETAAQYESRIASLLEGRRASNQNEASGKKGKMNTEATSNDSQTSPDRLHGQQVDPELVPEGEASPIVTEGYFSLRNCDSASLSSFSGDTPSLPRKLHAQEDTDSLVSTGTLVPEAIYLPPAGHRLVTHSDWDALNAQLSELRGEVTRLLEEKEELEKELETQTNHTHKQVSVLQSQVQSSEALLQELQKSLSQSQTSVQSRLSELSLSQKKVCSELSRLKGDPVEDEQAAHCEERLRIEIVNLRERLDIRAEENEMLEVQFSSLKTETEKIQAQKDLIQEELIACRNELAALRVALSHVQSNNKVLNSDNEALHEQCLELRSQVISLRSQVDTSQTVQRDFVQLSQSLQVKLELIRQAESLDQVREILEEGMSDADSSPADAS; encoded by the exons ATGGAATTGTCTGGTGAAAGCATGAGCTCAACGACAGAAGACACAG aaggcaTCCTTCAGGCCCAATTGACGGAGTGTCGCGCTCAAGTCGAACACTGGCAGGGTGTGGCGACCATCTGTGAACTGAGCAAACGGGAGGAACTGGCAGAGCTGCAAAAACAATGTGATCAAGAGATCCAGTCTCTTCAAGAGGCTCTCAGGG AAACAGCAGCACAATACGAGTCCAGGATAGCCTCTCTACTTGAAGGGAGGAGAGCAAGTAACCAGAATGAG GCGAGTGGAAAGAAGGGCAAAATGAACACAGAGGCCACCAGCAATGATTCTCAAACATCACCAGACAGGTTACACGGCCAACAAGTAGACCCCGAACTTGTACCGGAGGGAGAAGCCTCACCGATTGTGACGGAAGGATATTTTTCACTGCGGAACTGCGACTCGGCCTCGTTGTCCTCGTTCTCCGGAGACACACCCTCCCTACCTAGAAAGCTCCACGCTCAAGAAGACACAGACTCCCTGGTTTCAACAGGAACTCTGGTCCCCGAAGCCATCTACCTGCCGCCAGCCGGCCATCGGCTGGTTACTCATAGCGACTGGGATGCACTCAATGCTCAG TTGTCAGAGTTGAGAGGAGAAGTGACTCGACTCTTAGAAGAGAAGGAGGAGTTGGAGAAAGAACTGGAAACGCAGaccaaccacacacacaaacag gtaTCAGTGCTCCAGTCTCAAGTCCAGTCATCAGAGGCCTTGCTTCAGGAATTACAGAAATCCCTCAGCCAGTCACAAACGTCAGTCCAGAGTCGACTG TCCGAGTTGTCGCTGTCCCAGAAAAAGGTGTGCAGTGAGCTGTCCAGGCTGAAAGGAGATCCGGTTGAGGATGAG CAGGCGGCGCACTGTGAGGAGCGGCTCCGTATTGAGATTGTCAACCTGAGGGAGCGGCTTGACATCCGAGCAGAGGAGAATG AAATGCTAGAAG TTCAGTTTTCTAGCTTAAAAACCGAGACCGAGAAGATCCAGGCCCAGAAGGACCTGATTCAGGAAGAGCTAATAGCTTGCCGCAATGAACTGGCGGCCCTGCGGGTGGCGCTTTCTCATGTGCAGAGCAACAACAAAGTGCTCAATAGTGATAAT GAGGCCTTACATGAGCAGTGCCTGGAGCTCCGCAGTCAAGTGATCAGCCTGCGCTCTCAGGTTGACACCAGCCAGACTGTCCAGAGAGATTTTGTTCAGCTCTCTCAATCACTGCAG GTGAAACTGGAGTTAATACGACAGGCGGAATCTCTTGATCAAGTCAGGGAGATCCTGGAGGAGGGAATGAGTGATGCCGATTCCTCGCCTGCAGACGCCTCATGA
- the rabep2 gene encoding rab GTPase-binding effector protein 2 isoform X4, which yields MELSGESMSSTTEDTEGILQAQLTECRAQVEHWQGVATICELSKREELAELQKQCDQEIQSLQEALRETAAQYESRIASLLEGRRASNQNEASGKKGKMNTEATSNDSQTSPDRLHGQQVDPELVPEGEASPIVTEGYFSLRNCDSASLSSFSGDTPSLPRKLHAQEDTDSLVSTGTLVPEAIYLPPAGHRLVTHSDWDALNAQLSELRGEVTRLLEEKEELEKELETQTNHTHKQVSVLQSQVQSSEALLQELQKSLSQSQTSVQSRLSELSLSQKKVCSELSRLKGDPVEDEAAHCEERLRIEIVNLRERLDIRAEENEMLEVQFSSLKTETEKIQAQKDLIQEELIACRNELAALRVALSHVQSNNKVLNSDNEALHEQCLELRSQVISLRSQVDTSQTVQRDFVQLSQSLQVKLELIRQAESLDQVREILEEGMSDADSSPADAS from the exons ATGGAATTGTCTGGTGAAAGCATGAGCTCAACGACAGAAGACACAG aaggcaTCCTTCAGGCCCAATTGACGGAGTGTCGCGCTCAAGTCGAACACTGGCAGGGTGTGGCGACCATCTGTGAACTGAGCAAACGGGAGGAACTGGCAGAGCTGCAAAAACAATGTGATCAAGAGATCCAGTCTCTTCAAGAGGCTCTCAGGG AAACAGCAGCACAATACGAGTCCAGGATAGCCTCTCTACTTGAAGGGAGGAGAGCAAGTAACCAGAATGAG GCGAGTGGAAAGAAGGGCAAAATGAACACAGAGGCCACCAGCAATGATTCTCAAACATCACCAGACAGGTTACACGGCCAACAAGTAGACCCCGAACTTGTACCGGAGGGAGAAGCCTCACCGATTGTGACGGAAGGATATTTTTCACTGCGGAACTGCGACTCGGCCTCGTTGTCCTCGTTCTCCGGAGACACACCCTCCCTACCTAGAAAGCTCCACGCTCAAGAAGACACAGACTCCCTGGTTTCAACAGGAACTCTGGTCCCCGAAGCCATCTACCTGCCGCCAGCCGGCCATCGGCTGGTTACTCATAGCGACTGGGATGCACTCAATGCTCAG TTGTCAGAGTTGAGAGGAGAAGTGACTCGACTCTTAGAAGAGAAGGAGGAGTTGGAGAAAGAACTGGAAACGCAGaccaaccacacacacaaacag gtaTCAGTGCTCCAGTCTCAAGTCCAGTCATCAGAGGCCTTGCTTCAGGAATTACAGAAATCCCTCAGCCAGTCACAAACGTCAGTCCAGAGTCGACTG TCCGAGTTGTCGCTGTCCCAGAAAAAGGTGTGCAGTGAGCTGTCCAGGCTGAAAGGAGATCCGGTTGAGGATGAG GCGGCGCACTGTGAGGAGCGGCTCCGTATTGAGATTGTCAACCTGAGGGAGCGGCTTGACATCCGAGCAGAGGAGAATG AAATGCTAGAAG TTCAGTTTTCTAGCTTAAAAACCGAGACCGAGAAGATCCAGGCCCAGAAGGACCTGATTCAGGAAGAGCTAATAGCTTGCCGCAATGAACTGGCGGCCCTGCGGGTGGCGCTTTCTCATGTGCAGAGCAACAACAAAGTGCTCAATAGTGATAAT GAGGCCTTACATGAGCAGTGCCTGGAGCTCCGCAGTCAAGTGATCAGCCTGCGCTCTCAGGTTGACACCAGCCAGACTGTCCAGAGAGATTTTGTTCAGCTCTCTCAATCACTGCAG GTGAAACTGGAGTTAATACGACAGGCGGAATCTCTTGATCAAGTCAGGGAGATCCTGGAGGAGGGAATGAGTGATGCCGATTCCTCGCCTGCAGACGCCTCATGA
- the rabep2 gene encoding rab GTPase-binding effector protein 2 isoform X5, producing MNTEATSNDSQTSPDRLHGQQVDPELVPEGEASPIVTEGYFSLRNCDSASLSSFSGDTPSLPRKLHAQEDTDSLVSTGTLVPEAIYLPPAGHRLVTHSDWDALNAQLSELRGEVTRLLEEKEELEKELETQTNHTHKQVSVLQSQVQSSEALLQELQKSLSQSQTSVQSRLSELSLSQKKVCSELSRLKGDPVEDEVTGSSLPASRQQAAHCEERLRIEIVNLRERLDIRAEENEMLEVQFSSLKTETEKIQAQKDLIQEELIACRNELAALRVALSHVQSNNKVLNSDNEALHEQCLELRSQVISLRSQVDTSQTVQRDFVQLSQSLQVKLELIRQAESLDQVREILEEGMSDADSSPADAS from the exons ATGAACACAGAGGCCACCAGCAATGATTCTCAAACATCACCAGACAGGTTACACGGCCAACAAGTAGACCCCGAACTTGTACCGGAGGGAGAAGCCTCACCGATTGTGACGGAAGGATATTTTTCACTGCGGAACTGCGACTCGGCCTCGTTGTCCTCGTTCTCCGGAGACACACCCTCCCTACCTAGAAAGCTCCACGCTCAAGAAGACACAGACTCCCTGGTTTCAACAGGAACTCTGGTCCCCGAAGCCATCTACCTGCCGCCAGCCGGCCATCGGCTGGTTACTCATAGCGACTGGGATGCACTCAATGCTCAG TTGTCAGAGTTGAGAGGAGAAGTGACTCGACTCTTAGAAGAGAAGGAGGAGTTGGAGAAAGAACTGGAAACGCAGaccaaccacacacacaaacag gtaTCAGTGCTCCAGTCTCAAGTCCAGTCATCAGAGGCCTTGCTTCAGGAATTACAGAAATCCCTCAGCCAGTCACAAACGTCAGTCCAGAGTCGACTG TCCGAGTTGTCGCTGTCCCAGAAAAAGGTGTGCAGTGAGCTGTCCAGGCTGAAAGGAGATCCGGTTGAGGATGAGGTAACAGGCTCATCGCTCCCAGCATCACGGCAG CAGGCGGCGCACTGTGAGGAGCGGCTCCGTATTGAGATTGTCAACCTGAGGGAGCGGCTTGACATCCGAGCAGAGGAGAATG AAATGCTAGAAG TTCAGTTTTCTAGCTTAAAAACCGAGACCGAGAAGATCCAGGCCCAGAAGGACCTGATTCAGGAAGAGCTAATAGCTTGCCGCAATGAACTGGCGGCCCTGCGGGTGGCGCTTTCTCATGTGCAGAGCAACAACAAAGTGCTCAATAGTGATAAT GAGGCCTTACATGAGCAGTGCCTGGAGCTCCGCAGTCAAGTGATCAGCCTGCGCTCTCAGGTTGACACCAGCCAGACTGTCCAGAGAGATTTTGTTCAGCTCTCTCAATCACTGCAG GTGAAACTGGAGTTAATACGACAGGCGGAATCTCTTGATCAAGTCAGGGAGATCCTGGAGGAGGGAATGAGTGATGCCGATTCCTCGCCTGCAGACGCCTCATGA
- the atp2a1 gene encoding sarcoplasmic/endoplasmic reticulum calcium ATPase 1 gives MENAHAKESQEVLANFGVTEDKGLTPEQFKKNLDKYGYNELPAEEGKSIWELVAEQFEDLLVRILLLAACISFVLAWFEEGEETVTAFVEPFVILLILIANAIVGVWQERNAESAIEALKEYEPEMGKVYRADRKSVQRIKAREIVPGDVVEVSVGDKVPADIRLISIKSTTLRVDQSILTGESVSVIKHTDAVPDQRAVNQDKKNMLFSGTNIAAGKATGIAVATGVTTEIGKIRDQMAATEQEKTPLQQKLDEFGEQLSKVISLICVAVWMINIGHFNDPVHGGSWFRGAIYYFKIAVALAVAAIPEGLPAVITTCLALGTRRMAKKNAIVRSLPSVETLGCTSVICSDKTGTLTTNQMCVTKMFVIDKVDDDNVTLGQFDISGSKYTPEGEVTRRGMSVKCGQFDGLVELATICALCNDSSLDYNESKGIYEKVGEATETALCCLVEKMNVFNTEVRSLSKVERANACCSVIKQLMKKEFTLEFSRDRKSMSVYCSPAKSGKAPVGNKMFVKGAPEGVIERCSYIRVGTTRLPLTGPVKDHIMAVIKEWGTGRDTLRCLALATCDSPMRKEEMNLEDSTKFAEYETNLTFVGCVGMLDPPRKEVKSSIELCRAAGIRVIMITGDNKGTAVAICRRIGIFSEEEDVTGKAYTGREFDDLSSYDQKNAVRKACCFARVEPSHKSKIVEFLQGFDEITAMTGDGVNDAPALKKAEIGIAMGSGTAVAKSASEMVLADDNFSSIVSAVEEGRAIYNNMKQFIRYLISSNVGEVVCIFLTAALGLPEALIPVQLLWVNLVTDGLPATALGFNPPDLDIMGKAPRSPKEPLISGWLFFRYLAIGGYVGAATVAAAAWWFLYCEDGPLVSFHQLSHFMQCSDDNEDFAGIHCHVFEASPPMTMALSVLVTIEMCNALNSLSENQSLMRMPPWSNLWLVAAMTLSMSLHFMIIYVDPLPMIFKLTHLKVDQWLVVLKLSFPVILIDEVLKFVARTYLEGKV, from the exons ATGGAGAACGCACACGCCAAAGAGTCGCAGGAGGTTCTGGCCAACTTTGGAGTCACTGAGGACAAAGGCCTAACGCCTGAGCAGTTCAAGAAGAACCTGGACAAGTATGGCTACAACG AGCTGCCAGCGGAGGAGG GTAAGAGTATCTGGGAGTTAGTAGCGGAACAATTCGAGGACCTGTTAGTCCGAATCTTACTGCTGGCCGCCTGCATCTCTTTT GTATTGGCTTGGTTCGAGGAAGGTGAGGAAACAGTCACAGCCTTCGTTGAGCCTTTTgtcatcctcctcatcctcattgCCAACGCCATCGTTGGTGTGTGGCAG GAGCGTAACGCAGAGAGCGCCATTGAGGCTCTGAAAGAATATGAGCCTGAGATGGGGAAAGTTTACCGGGCGGACAGGAAGAGTGTGCAGAGAATCAAGGCCAGGGAGATTGTTCCTGGTGACGTGGTGGAGGTCTCTG ttgGTGACAAAGTACCAGCAGATATCAGACTCATTTCCATCAAGTCCACCACTCTACGTGTGGACCAGTCCATTCTCACTG GTGAGTCAGTCAGCGTGATCAAGCACACCGATGCCGTCCCGGACCAACGAGCGGTCAACCAGGACAAGAAGAACATGTTGTTCTCT GGCACCAACATTGCTGCTGGAAAAGCTACTGGCATCGCCGTAGCAACTGGCGTCACCACTGAGATCGGGAAGATCCGTGACCAGATGGCTGCCACTGAGCAGGAGAAGACTCCTCTGCAGCAGAAACTTGATGAGTTTGGAGAGCAGCTCTCCAAG GTCATCTCCCTCATCTGCGTGGCAGTGTGGATGATCAACATCGGGCATTTTAATGACCCAGTCCATGGTGGCTCATGGTTCCGGGGTGCAATCTACTATTTCAAGATTGCTGTGGCTTTAGCTGTGGCTGCCATCCCTGAAG GTCTGCCCGCCGTCATCACTACCTGTCTGGCTCTGGGAACGCGCCGCATGGCCAAGAAGAATGCCATCGTCAGAAGTTTGCCCTCTGTAGAGACCCTGGGGTGCACCTCGGTCATCTGCTCTGACAAAACCGGTACCCTGACAACCAACCAGATGTGCGTGACTAAG ATGTTCGTTATCGATAAAGTGGATGATGACAATGTGACTCTCGGTCAATTTGACATCTCTGGTTCCAAATACACACCCGAGGGAGAAGT GACAAGGAGGGGCATGAGCGTAAAATGTGGCCAGTTTGATGGACTGGTTGAGTTGGCCACCATTTGTGCTCTTTGCAACGACTCGTCGCTTGACTACAACGAG TCGAAGGGAATTTATGAAAAAGTGGGTGAGGCCACTGAGACGGCTCTGTGTTGTTTGGTGGAGAAGATGAACGTGTTCAACACTGAAGTGCGGAGCCTGTCCAAGGTGGAACGAGCCAACGCCTGCTGCAGT GTGATTAAGCAGCTGATGAAGAAGGAGTTCACACTAGAGTTCTCCAGAGATAGAAAGTCCATGTCAGTCTATTGTTCTCCAGCAAAGTCTGGAAAAGCCCCAGTAGGAAACAAGATGTTTGTCAAA GGTGCCCCTGAGGGCGTGATTGAGCGGTGTTCCTACATTCGCGTGGGCACCACTCGACTTCCCCTGACTGGGCCAGTCAAAGATCACATCATGGCAGTAATCAAGGAATGGGGGACAGGGCGAGACACTCTCCGTTGTTTGGCACTGGCCACCTGCGATTCCCCTATGAGGAAGGAGGAGATGAACCTGGAGGACTCCACCAAGTTTGCAGAGTATGAG aCCAACTTGACCTTTGTGGGCTGCGTTGGTATGCTTGACCCTCCACGTAAGGAAGTTAAGAGTTCCATCGAGCTGTGCAGAGCCGCTGGCATTCGTGTCATCATGATCACCG GTGACAACAAAGGCACGGCAGTGGCAATCTGTCGCCGAATCGGCATCTTCTCTGAGGAGGAGGACGTCACCGGCAAGGCCTACACCGGTCGTGAGTTTGATGACCTGTCTTCTTATGACCAGAAGAACGCAGTCCGTAAGGCTTGTTGCTTTGCCAGGGTGGAACCGTCCCACAAATCGAAAATTGTTGAGTTCCTCCAAGGCTTTGATGAGATCACTGCCATG ACCGGTGATGGCGTGAATGATGCTCCTGCCTTGAAGAAGGCGGAGATTGGTATCGCCATGGGCTCTGGCACTGCAGTTGCCAAGTCAGCCTCTGAGATGGTCCTGGCTGATGACAACTTTTCTTCCATCGTATCTGCTGTCGAGGAGGGCAGAGCTATTTACAACAACATGAAGCAGTTCATCCGCTACCTCATTTCTTCTAATGTAGGCGAGGTCGTCTG TATCTTTCTGACGGCAGCTTTGGGCCTGCCTGAGGCTCTGATCCCAGTTCAGTTGCTTTGGGTCAACCTTGTGACTGACGGGCTTCCTGCCACTGCTTTAGGCTTCAACCCTCCAGACCTGGACATCATGGGCAAAGCCCCTCGATCACCCAAGGAGCCCCTGATTTCTGGTTGGCTCTTTTTCAGATATCTGGCCATCGGAG GTTATGTTGGTGCTGCAACTGTCGCTGCAGCTGCTTGGTGGTTCCTGTATTGCGAGGATGGACCGTTGGTCTCCTTCCATCAACTG TCACACTTCATGCAGTGCAGTGATGACAATGAGGACTTTGCTGGAATCCACTGTCATGTGTTTGAGGCATCTCCTCCAATGACCATGGCTCTGTCCGTGCTGGTCACGATTGAGATGTGCAATGCTCTCAATAG CTTGTCGGAGAACCAGTCCCTGATGCGCATGCCCCCTTGGAGCAACCTCTGGCTAGTGGCTGCCATGACCCTCTCCATGTCTCTTCACTTCATGATCATCTATGTGGACCCCCTGCCC ATGATCTTCAAGCTCACTCACTTGAAAGTAGACCAGTGGCTTGTGGTGTTGAAGCTTTCCTTTCCAGTCATTCTAATTGATGAGGTCCTCAAGTTTGTGGCTCGCACATATCTGGAGG GGAAAGTCTAA